AGAACATGATCGGGCCCTGGCCCCACAGAACATGCACCGGCTCCGCAGAGCATGCCTCAGGCCCGCAGAGCATGTCCAAGCTCCGCAGAACATGCCTTGTCCCGGAAGAGCATGCCCCAACACCGCACAGCAAGCTCCGGCCCCGCAGAGTATGCCCCAGGCCCGCAGAATATACACCAGCCTCGCAGAGAATGTCCCAGCCCCTAAGAACATGTCCCGATCCCGCAGAGCATACCCCAGACCCACAGAGCATGCCCTGGTCTTGTAGAGAATACCCCGGCCTCGCAGAGCATGCTCGGGCCCCGCAGAGAATGTCCCAGCCTCGCAGAGCATGCCCCAGCCGCCCAGAGCATGCCCTGGCCTCACAGAGCATACCCTGGCCTCACGGAGCATGCCCCAGccccacaaagcatgcaccagccTCGCAGAGCATGTCCCTGCCCCGCAGAGCATGTACCGCCTCACACAGCATACACCGTCCCCGCACAGCATACACCGTCCCAGCAGAGCGTCCCCAAGCCCCGCAAAGCATTCCCTGGCTTCCCAGAGGATGTACCCACAGAGTACGGACAGAGGACTCACAGAGCATATATCGGCCTCGCAAGGAATGTCCATTTCCACAGAGACCATTCTCTGGCCTCGCAGAGCATGCCCTGGCCTCACAGAGCATGCCCTACCCCCACAGAGTATGCCCTGGCCTCGCAGAGCATGCCCTGGACTCGCAGAGCATGTCCTGGCCTCGCAAAGCATGCCACAGCTTCGCAGAGCATTTCTCAGCCATGCAGAGCATCCCCGGCCTCGCAGAGCATACTCCGACCCCCACACAGTGTGCCCTTGCCTCGCAGAGCATGCCCGAGCCCCGCAGAGAATGCCTTAGCCCCGGAAAGCATGCAACCAACCTCGCAGAGCATGCCCCATTTCCGCAGAACATGCCCCAGCCCCCAAAGCATTCCCTGGCCTTGCAGAGCATGCCCCAGTCCCGGAGAGCATGCCCTGGCCTCGCAGAGCATAAACCGGCCTGGTGGAGCATGCCTAGCCGTGCAGACCATGCCTTGGCCTCGCAGAGCATGTCCCAGCCCCGCATAGTATGTCCCAGCCTTGCAGAGCATGTCTCAGCCCCACAGAGCATGCACCGTCCTCACAGAGCATACGCTGGTCTCGCAGAGCATTTTCCGGCCTGGCAAATGATGCCTCATCTCCACAGAGCATTTCCCCGGCCTCGCAGAGCATGTCCCAGCCCCGCAGAGTATACACCGGCGTCAAAGAGCATGCACCGACATCGCAGAGGATGCTGTAGAACATGCCCAAGCCCCACAGAGCATTCCCGGCCTCCCAGAGCATATCCCAGCTTCGCAGAGCATGCAGCGGCCTCACAGAGCATGCGCCGGTCTCGCAGAACGTGCTCCGGCCTCGCAGATAATGCCCCAACCCCTCAGAGCATGCCTCAGCCCAGCCGCGCAGGCTACGGCCTCGCTGATGATGCCCAAGACCAGCAGAGAATGCCCCGCTTTCACAGAGCATGTACCGGCTTCGCAAAGAATGTTTCGGCCCCGCAGAGCATGCCCGGCCCTCGCAGAGTATGCCCCAGCCTAGCAGAACATACCTCAGCACCGCAGAGTACGTCCCGATCTCGCAGAACATATTCTAGCCCCGCAGAGCATGCCCCGGCCTCACAGAGTATGCACTGTCCACGCAGAGCATACCCAAGCCCCGCTGAGCATTTCCCGGCCACGAAGAACATGCCTCAGCCCCACAGAGCATGTACCAGCATCGCAGAGGATGTCCTAGCCCTGCAGAGCATGCCCCAGCCCCGCAGAGAATGCACCTGCCTCACAGAGCATGCACCGACCTCGCAGAGGATGCCCAATCCCCACAGAGCATTCCCCGACCCCGTAGAGTATGCCTCAGCCAAGGAGATGTCCCCGGTATTGCAGAGCATGCTCCGGACCCGCAGAGCATGCCTCGGCCTCTTAGAGCATGCACAGACCACGCAAAGCATATTCCGGCTCCACAGAGCATGTTCCCGCTCCGCAAAGCATCCCCCAGTACCTCAGAGCATGCCCCAGCCCCGAAAAGCATGCCGCGGCCTCGCGGAGCATATATAAGCCTCGTAGAGCATGCCCCGGTTTTGCAAAGAATGCCCCAGCCTCATAGAGCAGGCTCCGGCCTCGCAGAGCATGCTCCGGCTCCACAGAGCATCCCTCAGCACCGCAGAGCATTCTCCGGGCTTGCAGAGCATACACCGGTCCCACAGAGCATGCCCCAGCCCCAGAGAGAATGCCTCTGCCTCGCAGACCATGCACCGGCTCAGCAGAGCATGGCCCCGGTCTCGCTGAGCATGCCAAGGCCTCGCAGAGTATACCCCGGCCCCGCACAGCATCCCCCGGCCTTGCAGAGAATGCCTCATCTCCGCAGAGCATGCCTCAGCACCTAAGAGCATGCTCCAGCCTCATAGAACATGCCTCAGCCGCCCTGCTGAGCCTGCCCATGCCTCGCAGAGCATGCCCCAGCCCCATAGAGCATTCTGCCGCCTCGTAGAGCATGCCCAGGAATCGCAGACCACATCACAGCCCCGTTATGCATCCCCCAGCCTTGAAGATTATGCCCAAGTAACGCAGAGTAATGCTCCAGCTCCGTAGAGCATGCCCTGGTTTTGCAGAGCAGTGCAACGATTGCATAGAACATGCCCCCGGCCTCGCAGAGCATGCCCTAGCCTCGCAGAGCATGCCCTAGCCTCGCAGAGCATGCCCTAGCCTCGCAGAGCATGCCCTAGCCTTGCAGAGCATGCCCTAGCCTCGCAGAGCATGCCCTAGCCTCGCAGAGCATGCCCCAGTCCCGCAAATTATGCCCCGGTCACACAGAACATGTTCCCAGCCCCATAGAAAATACCCCTGGCCCGCAGAGTATGCCCCAGCCCCGCAGAACATGCTCAGCCCCGAAGAACATGACCCAAGACCGCAGAGAA
The window above is part of the Procambarus clarkii isolate CNS0578487 chromosome 67, FALCON_Pclarkii_2.0, whole genome shotgun sequence genome. Proteins encoded here:
- the LOC138355345 gene encoding uncharacterized protein; translation: MHRLPRACPRSAEHAQSSQSIFKLRKACPGPTDNASVPQNMIGPWPHRTCTGSAEHASGPQSMSKLRRTCLVPEEHAPTPHSKLRPRRVCPRPAEYTPASQRMSQPLRTCPDPAEHTPDPQSMPWSCREYPGLAEHARAPQRMSQPRRACPSRPEHALASQSIPWPHGACPSPTKHAPASQSMSLPRRACTASHSIHRPRTAYTVPAERPQAPQSIPWLPRGCTHRVRTEDSQSIYRPRKECPFPQRPFSGLAEHALASQSMPYPHRVCPGLAEHALDSQSMSWPRKACHSFAEHFSAMQSIPGLAEHTPTPTQCALASQSMPEPRRECLSPGKHATNLAEHAPFPQNMPQPPKHSLALQSMPQSRRACPGLAEHKPAWWSMPSRADHALASQSMSQPRIVCPSLAEHVSAPQSMHRPHRAYAGLAEHFPAWQMMPHLHRAFPRPRRACPSPAEYTPASKSMHRHRRGCCRTCPSPTEHSRPPRAYPSFAEHAAASQSMRRSRRTCSGLADNAPTPQSMPQPSRAGYGLADDAQDQQRMPRFHRACTGFAKNVSAPQSMPGPRRVCPSLAEHTSAPQSTSRSRRTYSSPAEHAPASQSMHCPRRAYPSPAEHFPATKNMPQPHRACTSIAEDVLALQSMPQPRRECTCLTEHAPTSQRMPNPHRAFPDPVEYASAKEMSPVLQSMLRTRRACLGLLEHAQTTQSIFRLHRACSRSAKHPPVPQSMPQPRKACRGLAEHI